The genomic region AACCTACGGTAAGTCATTAACAGTTCTAAGGTAAATTGTAGAATACATATTTAGAAATTTAAATTTGTTTCTTAAAAGAATTTATATACATTTACAGTATTATGATAAAAAATAATAATATCAGCTTCAATAATAATTCTTTACTGACGTAAAGTAGTATCTGGTATTTTAAAAAATTCAAAAGGTCTACTTCACAGTAGGCCTTTTTTCATTTAAACAATTTAATTATGTGTGGAATAGTAGGGATGTTTCAGCTGAAGAAAGACAGCCAAGAGCAACGAGAAAAAGTTTTAGAACTTTCAAAAAAATTAAGACATAGAGGACCTGACTGGTCGGGAATCTATTGTGGCGACAATGCCATACTTGCTCATGAACGATTAACCATTGTAGATCCTCAATCTGGAGGTCAACCTTTATATAGTCCAGACGGTAAAATCGTACTTGCCGTTAATGGAGAGATCTATAACCATCAAAAAATACGCGATCATTATAAAGATAGTTATGATTTTAAAACTAAAAGTGACTGTGAGGTCATATTAGCGCTTTATCAAGATAAAGGTGTAGACTTTATGGATGAGCTTACAGGAATGTACGGCTTTGCACTTTATGACAGTGAAAAAGATGTTTTCCTTTGTGCAAGGGACCATCAGGGAATTATTCCTCTTTACTACGGTACAGATGAACTTGGGCAATTCTATGTTGCAAGTGAGCTTAAAGCTTTAGAAGGAACTTGTAATCAAATCAATCCATTTCCTCCAGGGCACTATTATTATAGTAAGGATAATAGTTTTACAAAGTGGTATGATCGCGAGTGGAAAAATTATGATGCCGTAAAAGGCAATACAAGCTCTGTCGCAGATCTTAAAAAAGCCATGGAAGATTCTGTTCATAGACATTTAATGAGTGACGTACCCTATGGAGTATTGCTATCTGGTGGATTAGATAGCTCTATAGTTAGTGCAGTTGCAAAAAAATATGCTGCAAAACGTATAGAAACTGGTGATAACAGTGATGCTTGGTGGCCGCAACTTCACTCGTTTGCTATAGGTTTAGAAGGATCACCAGATCTAGCAGCTGCACAAAAAGTTGCTGATCATATAGGAACTGTACACCACAGTGTAAATTTTACAATTCAAGAAGGATTAGACGCCATTAAGGATGTGGTATATTTCTTAGAGACCTATGACGTAACAACCATTAGAGCTTCAACTCCTATGTATTTACTAGCTAGGGTCATAAAATCTATGGGTATCAAAATGGTACTTTCTGGAGAAGGTAGTGATGAAATTTTTGGTGGATATTTATACTTTCACAAAGCACCTAATGCCGAGGAGTTTCATAAAGAAACAGTTCGTAAACTTGACACATTACATCTTTATGACAACTTAAGAGCAAATAAATCGCTGGCTGCATGGGGAATAGAAGGTCGTGTACCTTTTCTTGATAAAGAATTTATTGATGTTGCAATGCGACTTAATCCCCAAGACAAAATGTGTGGTGGTGGCAAAATGGAAAAGCACATACTTAGAGAAGCTTTTGAGGATTATTTACCTGAAAGTGTCGCATGGCGTCAAAAAGAACAATTTAGCGATGGTGTAGGCTACAGCTGGATAGACACCTTAAAAGAAGTCGTAAACGACGTTGTTACTGATGAGATGATGGAAGCAGCTCCATATAAATACAAAATCAATCCACCACAAAATAAAGAAGAGTATTACTACCGCAGTATTTTTAGTGAACACTTCCCTAGTGATACGGCCGCAAATTGTGTCCCTTCTTTAAAATCTGTAGCCTGTTCAACACCGGTTGCACTGGAATGGGATGAGGCATTTAAAAACATGAATGACCCATCTGGACGTGCTGTAAGCGGTGTACATGATGAAGGTTATTAAAAAAATGTTAGATACTTGTAGGATTTAAAATGCCTACTTACATTTACAACTTCTATGAGAAACGCAAATCATACTTGGTGGTGGAATTATACAGCTCAACAGCCGTAAAGTCACCCGTATGTTTATATAACTAAAGGTCTGCTTAACGGCAGACCTTTTTCTTTTACCCATTTTTAGAAGTCATAATGCAAAAACATAAAGCAACTACCACACAAGAATCTATTCTAGCAGACATGCTTACTCCTGTAGCCATATACATGCGATTGCGTGATAAATATCCTGGTAGTATCTTACTAGAAAGTAACGAGTATGGAGAACGCAGTAATAGCTATTCTTTTATTTGCTGTAATCCAGTAGCTCAATTTTCAGTCACAAATTCTAGTATAGATAGCCAGTTTCCAGATGGCACTTTTCAACAATCATCTTATGATTCAGGCTATGATTTAGCAGCTGGACTTACACAATTTAAGGATTCATTCTCTCATACACTCTCAGATTTACCATTTCCTAATCACGGCCTCTTCGGTTATTTAGGATATGATGCTGTGCAGTTATTTGAGTCATTAGAGTTTCGCTTTCGCGAAAGCGAAAACAACATACCTCTTGCCCATTATCAAGTATTTCAAAATGTAATGGTATTTGATCATTACCACAACCAACTACATATTTTTGAACATCTTTATGATGGTAAGAATTCTAAAATGAATGAACTGCTTAGTGTCATCAAACATAAAGATGTTGCGCAGTATAGTTTTAATACTACTGGCGCCGAAACATCAGAAATGAATGATGATGCCTTTAAAAATTTAATTGAAAAAGGAAAAGAACATTGTCGACGTGGTGATGTATTTCAAATTGTATTATCTCGTAAATTTTCTCAAGATTTTCAAGGAGATGATTTCAACGTATACCGTGAATTAAGAGCCATTAATCCTAGTCCATATTTATTCTATTTTGACTACGGTAATTATAGAATATTTGGATCTTCACCTGAAGCTCAATTAATTATTAAAGAAAATCATGCCAGCATTCAACCTATTGCCGGAACTTATAAAAGAACAGGTAATGACAGTGCCGATCTAAAAGCCGCCGAGGAATTGAAAAAAGACCCTAAAGAAACTGCAGAACATGTAATGTTAGTTGATCTAGCGCGCAATGATCTAAGCAGACACGCAAGAGATGTTTCTGTTACTGATTATCAAAATATTCATTTCTACTCTCATGTTATACACATGGTTAGTAAAGTTACAGGATTAATTAACGAAGAAGATAAAATACGTTTAATAGGTGATACCTTTCCAGCTGGCACCTTGAGTGGCGCTCCTAAATATAAGGCCATGCAACTCATTGATCAATATGAATCATCTAGTCGCAGTTTTTATGGTGGAGCCATAGGATACCTAGGATTTGATGGTAATTTTAATCATGCCATTATAATACGCAGTATTTTATCACAAGGAAAGACTCTTAACTTTAGAGCTGGAGCAGGTGTAGTTGTACACAGTAATATTGATGACGAGACACAAGAAGTATATAATAAAACTAACGCCTTGCGGAAGGCCATTAATCAAGCAACTCAAAACCATTCTATAAAATGAGAACAAAAACATTAAAATTTTTATCAAGCTTAATCCTCGCTGTAATTTTTATTTCTTGTGATTCAAACGATGTTATTTATGAAGCCTCACCATCAACAAAGAATTTAAAATTAAACGTTACTGATGCTATTGATTTTAAAACAAATCATAAAAACATCAATGATTATCTAACATCATCAGAGGCTTATAACGCTACGGCTGTTCAATATCGTTTGGGAAGTACTATAGGATTTAAGGAACTATATTTTATCAAACCTATGATGAAAAATTTCAAAGCAGAAGAAGGTATGAGGACAGTACTAACTTTAAGAAGTTATAACCATTCAAATGCCTTAATTGACGAATTAGTTTTATCTAGAACTGATAATGACACTATTTTTTCAGGTAAAGTTTTTAAAGACCTCACTATTGAAAAAATGGTGAATCAAAATAAAACAAGGTATTCTATTGACTCAAAAGGTAAATTTCAAATTATTAAATAATGAAAAGCATTCTTATCATAGATAATTACGACTCTTTTACCTTCAATCTAGTTCACTATTTAGAAGATTTAGATGTAAATGTCACCGTAGTACGTAACGATAAAATAACACCAGAAGAGTGTGTTAATTATGATGCTATCGTACTATCTCCAGGACCAGGAATACCAAGTGAAGCTGGTAATCTTATACCCATCATTGATTTTTTAAAAGATAAAAAGCCGCTACTAGGAATATGTTTAGGACATCAGGCCATTACTGAAGTCTTTGGTGGAGAAATTATTAACCTTGATAAGGTATATCATGGGATTTCAACACAAATGACACACACGGGTAATGAGCTTTTTGAAAACATTGACACTAATTTTGAGGCTGGACGTTACCATTCATGGGCTGCTCAAGCCAGTAGTTTTCCAGATGTTTTAGAAATAACTGCAACTGATGAAAATGGTCAAATTATGGCTTTAAAACATAAAGAACTACCTATTTACGGACTACAATTTCATCCAGAAAGTATCATGACTCCGCAGGGAAAAACGATGCTCAAGAACTTTATAGACACCTTATAGCATGAAAGAAATTCTAAATGAATTATTTAATCATGGCACGCTTTCGCGACAAGCGGCATACGATATCCTTACTGCTATCACAAGTGGTGCTGTAAATGATGCGCAAATTGCTGCCTTCTTAACTGTTTATGGCATGCGCAGCATCACCGTAGAAGAATTAGCAGGCTTTAGAGATGCCATGTTAGAACAAGCAAATCTTATAGACCTTTCAGAATTCAATCCTATAGATTTATGTGGTACTGGTGGTGACGGAAAAGACACTTTTAACATCAGTACTTTAGCGAGTTTTGTAACCGCTGGAGCTGGTGTACCAGTTGCAAAACACGGTAACTATGGAGTCAGTTCTGTAAGTGGTTCTTCTAACGTTATGGAACATCTAGGATTTGTATTTACAAATGATCATGAAGTTTTAAGAAAACAAATAACTGAGGCTAACATCACTTTCTTACATGCACCTTTATTTCATCCTGCGATGAAGGCAGTGGCACCCATAAGAAAGCAATTAGGGGTAAAAACCTTCTTTAATATGTTAGGCCCATTAGTAAATCCAGCCAAACCTAAATTACAAAGTGTAGGCGTTTTTAATTTACAACTAGCTCGTAATTACGAGTATCTTTTTCAATCAGAGACTGATAAAAAATATGCCATATTACATGCGCATGAAGGTTATGATGAAGTAAGCTTGACAGGTAAAGTACGCTTGGCTAGAAATAATGGAGTTAGCGATCTATCGGCTAGTGATTTTGATATGATACCTCTTAAACAATCAGATATTTATGGCGGTGATACCGTAGAAGATGCTGCGTTGATTTTTATGAAAGTACTTGAAAATAAAGCGACCGATGCACAAAAGAATGTAGTTATAGCAAATGCAGCAACCGCAATAGCCGTTGCAAAAAGCATTTCTATTAAAGAAGCAGTAGTTGTAGCTAGAGAATCATTAGAATCCGGAAAAGCCTTAAAAAGCTTTCAGAAACTTATGGAGCTTAAAGTTTAGAACTACAATCCATTCATAATTTAATTTAGAGTTCAATTTTACTTCTCATGGAAGATATTCTTAAGAAAATAACCAATCAAACTGCTCAAGACTTAAAAGTTAGAAAAAATAAAACATCTCTTTCTCAATTAAGAGAGATGCCATTCTATTCTAGACAAGCTTTTTCATTACATAATGGTTTAAAGAATGGCAGCGGTATTATTGCCGAGCATAAAAGACAAAGTCCTAGTAAAGGCTCTTTCAATTGCCCAGCGAGCATACAAGAAGTCGTTAAAGGATACGAAAAAGCTGGTGCGAGCGCAATTAGTTGTTTAACAGACCAGCCTTTTTTCGGTGGAACCCTACAAGATTTACTTGAAACAAGATCAGAAGTTAATATACCTATCCTGCGCAAGGATTTCATGATTGACTTATATCAAATTCATGAAGCCAAAGCCTATGGAGCAGATGCTATCCTACTTATCGCAGCATGTTTGAATAATGAAGAATTAAAAACCATGTCTTTAGAGGCGATGAATTTAGGTCTTGAAATTCTTTTTGAAGTCCATGATCTAGATGAGTTAAACCGTATTAAAGAAGTAACCGCTTCTTTTAATTCCTCAAAATTTATCATAGGCGTAAACAATAGAGATTTAAAGAGGTTTAAAACTGATATTCAAAACAGTAAAGACCTTTTACCGCATTTTCCAGAAGGCGTTCTTGCTATATCAGAAAGCGGTATTTCTAATCCAGAAACAGTTAAAGAACTTAAAGAGCTGGGCTTTCAAGGATTTTTAATAGGTGAAAACTTTATGAAAACGGACTTACCAGGAGCAAGTTGCGAGCAATTTATAAAAGCTATAAAATCATGATGATTAAAGTGTGCGGCATGCGCGACATCCACAATATCAACCAGCTACAAGAATTGGACATCGATTTCATGGGAATTATACGTTACTCAAAGTCTAAGCGGTTTGTAGACAATTCTCAAAAGCAAGAAGTAGCACAACAAACCATGAATAAAGGCACTGTAGGTGTGTATGTGAATGAAACTGTTGACAATATTTTAAAAGACATTATACCATTACAACTAGATGTGGTTCAACTACATGGTGATGAGAATCCCGCTTTCGCGAAAGCGTTACTAGAAATAGACATCAAGATATTTAAAGCATTTCAAATCACCGAAGACTTTAATTTTGATACCTTAAAAGAATGGGAAAAGCTTGCATCGCAATATGTCGGCAAACTTTTTTTCGTATTTGATACTGCTACACCTAATTATGGTGGTAGTGGCAAGAAATTTAACTGGTCTATTCTCGACTCTTATAAGGGAGAAGTTCCGTTTTTATTAAGTGGTGGCATTTCAAAAAATGATGTCACCATGATAAAAGAATTTAAACACAACATGTTTTTAGGCATTGATCTTAATTCAAAATTTGAGACAGAGCCTGGTGTTAAAAACATAGAAGAAATAAAAACATTCATAGAAAAATTAAGAAAATGAGCTATCAAGTAGATGAAAAAGGATTTTATGGAGAATTCGGTGGTGCATTCATTCCAGAATTGCTCTATCCTAACATTGAAGAACTTCAAGAAAACTATCTTGAGATAGAAAAATCTCCAGAGTTTCAAGAAGAGTTTCATCAATTGCTTAAGGATTATGTAGGTCGCCCTACTCCTCTGTTTTTGGCAAAAAGGTTATCAGCAAAATATGGAGCAGAAATCTGGTTGAAACGTGAAGACCTATGTCATACTGGCGCTCATAAAGTAAATAACACCATCGGACAGATTTTACTTGCCGAAAAGCTAGGTAAAAAAAGAATTATTGCAGAGACTGGTGCAGGACAGCATGGTGTTGCAACAGCCACTGTTTGTGCACTAAAAGGACTAGAATGTATCGTTTACATGGGTGAAAAAGATATTGAACGTCAAGCTCCTAATGTAGCACGTATGAAAATGCTAGGTGCTACAGTACGTCCAGCAACTAGTGGTTCTAAAACATTAAAAGATGCTACCAATGAGGCCATGCGCGACTGGATCAATAATCCAGAAGATACTCATTACATTATAGGTTCTGTAGTTGGACCTCATCCTTATCCAGACATGGTAGCAAGATATCAATCTGTGATTTCTGAAGAGATCAAGAAGCAAATGGATGGTTTACCAGATTATGTGATTGCTTGTGTAGGTGGTGGATCTAATGCCATGGGTGCTTTTTATCACTTTTTAGATGATAAAGAAGTAAAATTAATAGGTGTAGAAGCGGCTGGTTTAGGTATAGATACTGATAAGACTGCAGCTACATTAACTCTAGGAACTCCAGGT from Nonlabens arenilitoris harbors:
- the trpC gene encoding indole-3-glycerol phosphate synthase TrpC, with product MEDILKKITNQTAQDLKVRKNKTSLSQLREMPFYSRQAFSLHNGLKNGSGIIAEHKRQSPSKGSFNCPASIQEVVKGYEKAGASAISCLTDQPFFGGTLQDLLETRSEVNIPILRKDFMIDLYQIHEAKAYGADAILLIAACLNNEELKTMSLEAMNLGLEILFEVHDLDELNRIKEVTASFNSSKFIIGVNNRDLKRFKTDIQNSKDLLPHFPEGVLAISESGISNPETVKELKELGFQGFLIGENFMKTDLPGASCEQFIKAIKS
- the trpD gene encoding anthranilate phosphoribosyltransferase; translation: MKEILNELFNHGTLSRQAAYDILTAITSGAVNDAQIAAFLTVYGMRSITVEELAGFRDAMLEQANLIDLSEFNPIDLCGTGGDGKDTFNISTLASFVTAGAGVPVAKHGNYGVSSVSGSSNVMEHLGFVFTNDHEVLRKQITEANITFLHAPLFHPAMKAVAPIRKQLGVKTFFNMLGPLVNPAKPKLQSVGVFNLQLARNYEYLFQSETDKKYAILHAHEGYDEVSLTGKVRLARNNGVSDLSASDFDMIPLKQSDIYGGDTVEDAALIFMKVLENKATDAQKNVVIANAATAIAVAKSISIKEAVVVARESLESGKALKSFQKLMELKV
- a CDS encoding anthranilate synthase component I family protein, whose product is MQKHKATTTQESILADMLTPVAIYMRLRDKYPGSILLESNEYGERSNSYSFICCNPVAQFSVTNSSIDSQFPDGTFQQSSYDSGYDLAAGLTQFKDSFSHTLSDLPFPNHGLFGYLGYDAVQLFESLEFRFRESENNIPLAHYQVFQNVMVFDHYHNQLHIFEHLYDGKNSKMNELLSVIKHKDVAQYSFNTTGAETSEMNDDAFKNLIEKGKEHCRRGDVFQIVLSRKFSQDFQGDDFNVYRELRAINPSPYLFYFDYGNYRIFGSSPEAQLIIKENHASIQPIAGTYKRTGNDSADLKAAEELKKDPKETAEHVMLVDLARNDLSRHARDVSVTDYQNIHFYSHVIHMVSKVTGLINEEDKIRLIGDTFPAGTLSGAPKYKAMQLIDQYESSSRSFYGGAIGYLGFDGNFNHAIIIRSILSQGKTLNFRAGAGVVVHSNIDDETQEVYNKTNALRKAINQATQNHSIK
- a CDS encoding anthranilate synthase component II; this translates as MKSILIIDNYDSFTFNLVHYLEDLDVNVTVVRNDKITPEECVNYDAIVLSPGPGIPSEAGNLIPIIDFLKDKKPLLGICLGHQAITEVFGGEIINLDKVYHGISTQMTHTGNELFENIDTNFEAGRYHSWAAQASSFPDVLEITATDENGQIMALKHKELPIYGLQFHPESIMTPQGKTMLKNFIDTL
- the trpB gene encoding tryptophan synthase subunit beta, with amino-acid sequence MSYQVDEKGFYGEFGGAFIPELLYPNIEELQENYLEIEKSPEFQEEFHQLLKDYVGRPTPLFLAKRLSAKYGAEIWLKREDLCHTGAHKVNNTIGQILLAEKLGKKRIIAETGAGQHGVATATVCALKGLECIVYMGEKDIERQAPNVARMKMLGATVRPATSGSKTLKDATNEAMRDWINNPEDTHYIIGSVVGPHPYPDMVARYQSVISEEIKKQMDGLPDYVIACVGGGSNAMGAFYHFLDDKEVKLIGVEAAGLGIDTDKTAATLTLGTPGVLHASRSIMMQDKDGQVVEPHSISAGLDYPGIGPAHAWLKVSDRAQYMAVTDAAALEAAVECSRLEGIIPALETAHAFSVLKDLDLKPTDRVVINLSGRGDKDMNTYMEELKLV
- a CDS encoding phosphoribosylanthranilate isomerase — protein: MRDIHNINQLQELDIDFMGIIRYSKSKRFVDNSQKQEVAQQTMNKGTVGVYVNETVDNILKDIIPLQLDVVQLHGDENPAFAKALLEIDIKIFKAFQITEDFNFDTLKEWEKLASQYVGKLFFVFDTATPNYGGSGKKFNWSILDSYKGEVPFLLSGGISKNDVTMIKEFKHNMFLGIDLNSKFETEPGVKNIEEIKTFIEKLRK
- the asnB gene encoding asparagine synthase B, which translates into the protein MCGIVGMFQLKKDSQEQREKVLELSKKLRHRGPDWSGIYCGDNAILAHERLTIVDPQSGGQPLYSPDGKIVLAVNGEIYNHQKIRDHYKDSYDFKTKSDCEVILALYQDKGVDFMDELTGMYGFALYDSEKDVFLCARDHQGIIPLYYGTDELGQFYVASELKALEGTCNQINPFPPGHYYYSKDNSFTKWYDREWKNYDAVKGNTSSVADLKKAMEDSVHRHLMSDVPYGVLLSGGLDSSIVSAVAKKYAAKRIETGDNSDAWWPQLHSFAIGLEGSPDLAAAQKVADHIGTVHHSVNFTIQEGLDAIKDVVYFLETYDVTTIRASTPMYLLARVIKSMGIKMVLSGEGSDEIFGGYLYFHKAPNAEEFHKETVRKLDTLHLYDNLRANKSLAAWGIEGRVPFLDKEFIDVAMRLNPQDKMCGGGKMEKHILREAFEDYLPESVAWRQKEQFSDGVGYSWIDTLKEVVNDVVTDEMMEAAPYKYKINPPQNKEEYYYRSIFSEHFPSDTAANCVPSLKSVACSTPVALEWDEAFKNMNDPSGRAVSGVHDEGY